From a single Candidatus Defluviilinea gracilis genomic region:
- the phnC gene encoding phosphonate ABC transporter ATP-binding protein, with amino-acid sequence MLQVKNLTMIYDGGVKALDEVTFDVPKGQFLAVIGLSGSGKSTLLRCINRLIDPTGGQILWGGEDITAANPEEMRRIRRKIGMVFQHFNLVHRSKVLTNVLAGRLGYVNPAWSLLNRFPKEDLAKALQQLERVGIADKADQRADELSGGQQQRVGIARALMQDPEMILADEPVASLDPVLAHSIMKHLEEINKNDGVTVLCSLHFLDLVHRYADRVIALNQGKLVFEGLPSEIDDKKFKDIYGRDAERVG; translated from the coding sequence ATGCTCCAAGTAAAGAACCTGACAATGATATACGATGGGGGCGTCAAGGCGTTGGATGAAGTCACATTCGATGTGCCCAAGGGGCAATTCCTTGCCGTGATCGGTTTGAGCGGCTCGGGGAAATCCACACTATTGCGTTGCATCAATCGCCTGATCGACCCGACTGGCGGGCAGATCCTTTGGGGTGGCGAAGATATTACCGCCGCCAACCCGGAGGAGATGCGACGCATCCGCCGCAAGATCGGCATGGTCTTCCAACACTTCAATCTGGTGCATCGTTCCAAAGTGTTGACCAACGTGCTGGCAGGGCGGCTTGGGTATGTCAACCCGGCGTGGAGTCTCCTGAACCGCTTTCCAAAAGAAGATTTGGCAAAAGCGCTCCAACAACTCGAGCGCGTCGGCATTGCGGATAAGGCAGACCAGCGCGCCGATGAATTAAGCGGCGGTCAGCAACAACGCGTGGGAATCGCGCGCGCGCTCATGCAGGACCCCGAGATGATTCTTGCCGATGAACCGGTCGCCAGCCTCGACCCGGTCCTGGCGCATAGCATCATGAAGCATCTCGAAGAGATCAATAAAAATGACGGCGTGACCGTTTTGTGCAGTCTGCATTTCCTCGACCTTGTTCACCGCTATGCCGATCGCGTCATCGCCTTGAATCAAGGGAAACTTGTTTTCGAGGGACTGCCGAGCGAGATCGATGATAAAAAATTCAAAGATATCTATGGCCGCGACGCGGAAAGGGTGGGCTAA
- a CDS encoding ABC transporter permease subunit yields the protein MRLIVLFITILVAFYGLFQLAHLAINVGLLGIAGLGSLAFLGNFLFQLGDIIAITTPVLGGLATGSALSSFLGRTGQRASEKLAPGALRLLNILFATLAGATLFGLFGWLVEWLYQIGQSAYVLWGPLMVGGLLGLAIALITKPKDTLSTGMVIYYVTRTILNGLRSVEALVMAIVFVIAVGIGPFAGVMALGLHTIVSLAKLYSEQVESIQPGPLEAIQATGANRLQTIIYAVIPQIVPPYISYTMYRWDINVRMSTIIGFVGGGGIGFLLQQNINLLNYRAASAQMLAIAIVVASMDYISSVLREKYV from the coding sequence ATGCGCCTGATCGTCTTGTTTATTACGATATTGGTTGCATTTTACGGCTTGTTCCAGCTTGCCCACCTGGCAATCAACGTGGGTTTGTTAGGCATTGCCGGGCTCGGCTCGCTGGCATTTTTGGGAAACTTTCTGTTCCAACTTGGCGATATTATCGCGATCACAACTCCCGTGCTGGGGGGGCTGGCAACCGGCAGCGCGTTGAGCAGTTTTCTGGGACGGACGGGCCAGCGCGCCTCAGAAAAGCTGGCGCCCGGGGCGCTGCGTCTCCTCAATATTCTATTTGCCACCCTCGCCGGCGCCACGTTGTTCGGGTTGTTCGGATGGTTGGTTGAATGGTTGTACCAGATTGGTCAGTCTGCTTATGTGCTCTGGGGACCGCTCATGGTTGGAGGCTTACTCGGGTTGGCTATCGCGCTGATCACCAAGCCCAAGGATACGCTTTCCACCGGCATGGTCATCTACTATGTGACGCGCACGATCCTCAATGGCTTGCGGTCTGTCGAGGCGCTGGTGATGGCGATCGTGTTTGTGATCGCGGTGGGCATCGGTCCCTTTGCCGGTGTGATGGCGCTCGGCTTGCACACCATTGTCAGTCTTGCGAAACTTTATTCTGAACAAGTGGAAAGCATCCAACCCGGTCCGTTGGAGGCAATTCAAGCCACCGGCGCAAATCGCTTGCAGACCATCATCTATGCGGTGATCCCACAGATCGTGCCGCCGTATATTTCGTACACCATGTATCGTTGGGATATCAACGTGCGCATGTCCACCATCATCGGTTTTGTGGGCGGCGGCGGCATCGGCTTCCTGTTACAGCAGAACATTAACCTGCTCAACTACCGCGCCGCCAGCGCGCAGATGCTTGCCATCGCCATTGTGGTCGCCAGCATGGACTATATCTCCTCGGTGTTACGAGAAAAGTACGTTTAA
- a CDS encoding serine/threonine protein kinase, whose translation MESGALLNKRYQLLEQLGAGGMSNVYRARDLMLERNIAIKVLHEKYSQDPAFQERFKMEARAAANLSHPNIVTVHDFGFDFGQLYIVMEYIPGKDLKTILRQRGRFSVEEGIPIMVQACAGIGYAHRAGLVHCDIKPHNMILTPDNRLKVTDFGIARALSTILPDERADVVWGSPQYFSPEQAVGEPPSPSSDVYSLGIVLYEILTGALPFNAPTSDELARMHLEDQPIPISEYVPDIPPALEEIVMKVLSKEPSARYRTADQLGRVLLKFGTQREATPAPALALTPEAVTTYQQPEPMPAYEPVPSTPRPAYPPSASSSFEADWATIGLALLALISVGGLIPFWIYIYFIYNPR comes from the coding sequence ATGGAATCCGGCGCGCTTCTCAACAAACGTTATCAACTGCTCGAGCAACTCGGCGCGGGCGGCATGTCCAACGTCTATCGCGCGCGCGACCTGATGCTCGAACGCAACATTGCCATTAAAGTGTTGCACGAGAAATACTCCCAGGACCCGGCGTTTCAGGAACGCTTCAAAATGGAAGCGCGCGCCGCGGCAAACCTTTCGCACCCCAACATCGTCACCGTCCACGATTTCGGCTTCGATTTCGGGCAGTTATACATCGTCATGGAATACATCCCCGGCAAGGATTTGAAGACCATCCTCCGCCAGCGCGGACGCTTCAGCGTCGAAGAGGGGATTCCCATCATGGTGCAAGCCTGCGCCGGCATCGGGTATGCCCACCGCGCCGGGCTGGTCCACTGCGACATCAAGCCGCACAACATGATCCTCACCCCCGACAACCGCCTCAAAGTGACAGACTTCGGTATCGCGCGCGCCCTTTCCACCATCCTGCCCGATGAACGCGCCGATGTGGTCTGGGGCTCGCCGCAATATTTTTCACCCGAGCAAGCCGTCGGCGAGCCGCCCTCCCCATCTTCTGATGTGTACTCGCTGGGCATTGTCTTATATGAAATCCTGACCGGCGCCCTGCCGTTCAACGCCCCCACCAGCGACGAACTCGCCCGCATGCACCTCGAAGACCAGCCCATCCCCATCAGCGAATACGTTCCCGATATTCCGCCCGCGCTCGAAGAGATCGTCATGAAAGTTTTATCGAAGGAACCGTCCGCGCGGTACCGCACTGCCGACCAACTTGGGCGCGTCCTGCTCAAATTCGGGACTCAACGCGAAGCGACTCCCGCGCCCGCCCTGGCGTTGACTCCCGAAGCCGTGACGACGTATCAACAACCCGAACCGATGCCAGCCTACGAGCCGGTTCCATCCACCCCTCGGCCTGCCTACCCGCCCTCGGCATCTTCCTCCTTTGAAGCGGATTGGGCAACCATTGGGCTTGCATTGCTCGCGCTCATTTCTGTGGGCGGCTTAATCCCGTTTTGGATTTACATTTACTTCATCTATAACCCGCGCTAG
- a CDS encoding ribulose-phosphate 3-epimerase encodes MPKPLLAPSILSADFTRLGEELAACESANADWIHIDVMDGHFVPNITMGPFIVEACKRVTKLPLDAHLMIEKPERHLESFAKAGANNITVHIEACPHIHRTIQHIHSLGCSAGVALNPGTPVGAIEAVLGDADLFLVMSVNPGYSGQKFISSTVAKVKEVRRKLDALKSSARIEVDGGIDVETLPKMKKAGADVFVAATAVFKHPKGTKAGIKALQAKLRDT; translated from the coding sequence ATGCCCAAACCCCTCCTCGCCCCCTCCATCCTTTCCGCAGACTTCACCCGCCTGGGCGAAGAACTCGCCGCCTGCGAATCTGCCAACGCCGATTGGATTCACATTGACGTGATGGACGGTCACTTCGTCCCCAACATCACGATGGGCCCGTTCATCGTCGAAGCCTGCAAGCGCGTCACGAAACTTCCGCTTGACGCGCATCTCATGATCGAAAAGCCCGAACGCCATTTGGAATCGTTTGCCAAAGCGGGCGCGAACAATATCACCGTTCACATTGAGGCTTGCCCGCATATTCATCGCACCATCCAACACATCCACTCGCTGGGATGCAGCGCCGGCGTCGCGTTGAACCCGGGCACCCCCGTCGGCGCGATCGAAGCGGTGTTGGGCGATGCCGATTTGTTTTTGGTGATGAGCGTGAACCCCGGTTACTCCGGTCAGAAATTTATTTCATCCACTGTGGCGAAGGTGAAAGAAGTTCGCAGAAAATTGGACGCGTTGAAATCCTCCGCGCGCATCGAAGTGGACGGCGGCATTGACGTGGAAACTCTCCCCAAAATGAAGAAAGCCGGGGCGGATGTTTTCGTCGCCGCGACGGCAGTCTTCAAACACCCGAAGGGGACGAAGGCGGGAATCAAAGCCTTGCAAGCGAAATTACGCGATACGTAG
- the rpmB gene encoding 50S ribosomal protein L28, translating into MAKCANCGKSTTFGHSRSFSQRATNRTFKPNLQKTIVMEKGRVVRKVLCTKCIKAMSKSVA; encoded by the coding sequence ATGGCTAAGTGCGCAAACTGCGGAAAATCCACCACCTTCGGGCATAGTCGCTCGTTCTCACAACGCGCCACCAACCGCACCTTCAAACCCAACCTCCAGAAGACCATCGTGATGGAAAAGGGTCGCGTGGTGCGCAAGGTGTTATGCACCAAGTGCATCAAGGCGATGAGCAAGTCTGTCGCGTAA
- a CDS encoding Asp23/Gls24 family envelope stress response protein: MGEDTTSLGGIHISPNAVATIACQATLESYGVVGLAARNLADGLMKSITRDPSRGITVRYNGEDLDIEIHIIIEYGTRISSVAESVANTVRFHVEKALGLKVNSVNVHVAGLRVSNTD; this comes from the coding sequence ATGGGCGAAGATACGACATCCTTGGGCGGCATCCACATCTCACCGAACGCGGTGGCGACCATCGCCTGCCAAGCCACGCTCGAATCGTATGGCGTGGTGGGGCTGGCGGCGCGCAACCTCGCGGATGGATTGATGAAATCCATCACACGCGACCCTTCGCGCGGCATCACGGTCCGCTATAACGGCGAAGACCTGGATATCGAGATCCACATCATCATCGAATATGGCACGCGCATCAGCAGTGTGGCGGAGAGCGTGGCGAACACCGTCCGCTTTCATGTGGAGAAGGCGCTTGGCTTGAAAGTGAATTCGGTCAACGTCCACGTGGCGGGACTGCGCGTGAGCAACACCGACTAA
- a CDS encoding DAK2 domain-containing protein — protein MTVDTERVDNLRKKTINGQSMKRLVEAGMIWLRVNQQTVNALNVFPVPDGDTGTNMTLTMQSAWNEIKDSGHRKISEMAAGVAKGALMGARGNSGVILSQIWRGFARAVHERETLDGESLAKGFAEARDTAYKGVVKPVEGTILTVIRGVADATEAALQSTSDAITILEVAVRAADEAVQRTPDLLPLLKQAGVVDSGGKGLFFILEGMLRHVYGESLEAPLMSVQPISAMNLQGALEEVEEGQDYEVVVDFMPPTNFDLQQFYGRLEEMGTSIQVGEGEGMYRMHIHVPLEKRYEPIDYIMGLGTITKVAMENLLAQMDDIQKSKTSAISFAPVEPGQIAVVVVSPGDGLSRIFASLGAAAVVKGGQTMNPSTQDILKSFEDLPTDKVIILPNNKNIVMAANQARDVTVKQVAVVPTRSVPQGLTAMLSLQPDGEVDSVAEKMVKALAAVQTGDITVAVRNVEIDGVNVKEGQVIALLDGKLVASSNSVQEAVALFLEKANAAEHELITFYSGQDMPRAEANRIADAMREKYREQDIEVQEGGQEHYQFIISVE, from the coding sequence ATGACTGTGGATACCGAGCGCGTCGACAACTTGCGTAAAAAGACCATCAATGGACAATCCATGAAGCGGCTGGTGGAGGCGGGCATGATCTGGCTGCGCGTCAACCAGCAGACCGTCAACGCGCTGAACGTGTTCCCCGTCCCAGACGGCGACACCGGCACGAACATGACGTTGACCATGCAATCGGCATGGAACGAGATCAAAGATTCGGGTCATCGCAAGATCAGCGAGATGGCGGCGGGCGTGGCAAAAGGCGCGTTGATGGGCGCGCGCGGCAACTCGGGCGTGATCCTTTCGCAGATCTGGCGCGGGTTCGCGCGCGCGGTGCATGAACGCGAAACATTAGATGGCGAGTCGCTCGCCAAAGGATTCGCCGAAGCGCGCGATACCGCTTACAAAGGCGTGGTCAAGCCGGTGGAGGGGACGATCTTAACCGTCATACGCGGAGTGGCTGACGCAACTGAAGCAGCCCTCCAGTCGACGAGCGACGCGATCACCATCCTTGAAGTGGCGGTGAGAGCGGCAGACGAAGCCGTCCAGCGGACTCCCGATCTCCTGCCTCTTTTGAAACAAGCCGGTGTCGTCGATTCGGGCGGCAAAGGTTTGTTTTTTATTTTGGAGGGCATGCTGCGCCACGTGTACGGCGAGTCGCTTGAGGCGCCGTTGATGAGCGTGCAACCGATCTCGGCGATGAATTTGCAGGGCGCGCTCGAAGAAGTGGAAGAGGGGCAGGATTACGAAGTGGTCGTGGATTTTATGCCGCCCACAAATTTCGATCTGCAACAATTTTATGGGCGGCTCGAGGAGATGGGCACGTCCATTCAAGTGGGCGAGGGCGAGGGCATGTATCGCATGCACATCCACGTGCCGCTCGAAAAAAGATACGAGCCCATTGATTACATCATGGGGCTTGGCACGATCACCAAAGTGGCGATGGAAAATTTGCTCGCGCAGATGGACGATATTCAAAAAAGCAAAACGAGCGCGATCTCGTTCGCGCCGGTCGAGCCGGGGCAGATCGCGGTGGTGGTCGTTTCGCCGGGCGACGGGCTGAGCCGCATCTTCGCCAGCCTCGGCGCGGCGGCGGTCGTCAAAGGCGGGCAGACGATGAACCCCTCCACGCAGGATATTTTGAAATCGTTCGAAGACCTGCCCACCGACAAAGTGATCATCCTGCCGAACAACAAGAACATCGTCATGGCGGCGAATCAAGCCAGAGATGTGACGGTGAAACAGGTCGCGGTGGTGCCGACTCGTTCCGTTCCGCAGGGACTCACGGCGATGCTCTCGCTTCAACCCGACGGGGAGGTTGATTCGGTCGCGGAGAAAATGGTCAAAGCCCTAGCCGCCGTGCAGACCGGCGACATCACTGTCGCGGTGCGCAATGTGGAGATTGACGGCGTGAACGTGAAAGAGGGTCAAGTGATCGCGCTGCTCGACGGTAAATTGGTGGCTTCGTCAAATTCAGTGCAAGAGGCTGTCGCATTGTTCCTCGAAAAAGCGAACGCGGCGGAGCATGAACTCATCACATTTTATTCCGGGCAAGATATGCCCCGCGCCGAAGCCAACCGCATCGCCGATGCGATGCGCGAGAAATATCGCGAACAGGATATCGAAGTGCAAGAGGGCGGGCAGGAACATTATCAGTTTATTATTTCGGTTGAGTGA
- a CDS encoding glycosyltransferase family 2 protein — protein MSPTFDFQKYNIAAVIPCYRVEREIQAVLRALPKYIHHIIVVDDASPDSTSEIVAVIAKKDKRITLIRHNSNLGVGGAMLTGFRKALELGAQVVVKVDGDGQMDTTNLPELIAPLIHGQADYTKGNRFRDFQSLQQMPLIRRIGNMGLGFLSKAATGYWNLFDPTNGFVAIRSEVLSQLPLKGIDKSYYFETSMLANLYLLGAVVKDVPMPARYRSEVSNMLIHRILFQFPLKLFRTLIKRVLLKNFIYDFTMGSVYVLVGTPLFLFGLIFGVVKWIQYASLNIPAPTGTVMLPTLSVLLGIQFLLAAIENDLRSTPKEPLSPPLA, from the coding sequence ATGTCTCCCACCTTTGATTTTCAAAAATACAACATCGCCGCAGTGATTCCCTGCTACCGCGTGGAGCGGGAGATTCAAGCGGTGTTGCGCGCGCTTCCGAAATATATTCACCACATCATCGTGGTGGACGATGCCTCGCCTGATTCAACGTCGGAAATTGTGGCGGTGATCGCTAAAAAAGATAAACGCATCACGTTGATCCGTCATAATTCGAATCTCGGCGTGGGCGGCGCCATGTTGACGGGATTCCGCAAAGCCCTCGAACTCGGCGCGCAGGTCGTCGTCAAAGTGGACGGCGACGGGCAAATGGATACAACCAACCTGCCCGAATTGATCGCGCCGTTGATCCATGGTCAGGCGGATTACACAAAGGGGAATCGCTTCCGCGATTTTCAGTCTCTGCAACAAATGCCGTTGATCCGCCGCATCGGGAACATGGGACTGGGCTTCCTCTCCAAAGCCGCGACGGGCTATTGGAATCTCTTCGACCCCACGAATGGATTCGTCGCCATCCGTTCCGAAGTTTTGTCGCAACTTCCGTTGAAGGGGATTGATAAAAGTTATTACTTTGAAACTTCGATGCTGGCGAATCTGTATTTGCTCGGCGCGGTGGTGAAGGATGTTCCCATGCCCGCGCGGTATCGGAGCGAGGTCTCGAACATGCTCATCCATCGCATCCTGTTCCAATTCCCACTCAAATTATTCCGCACCTTAATCAAGCGCGTCCTTCTCAAGAACTTCATTTACGATTTCACAATGGGAAGCGTATATGTTTTGGTCGGAACCCCGCTATTCCTCTTCGGCTTGATCTTCGGCGTCGTCAAATGGATTCAATACGCGAGTCTCAACATCCCCGCGCCCACAGGGACGGTGATGCTCCCCACGCTTTCGGTCCTGCTGGGGATTCAATTCTTGCTCGCGGCAATCGAGAACGATCTGCGGTCTACGCCGAAAGAGCCGTTGTCGCCTCCGCTGGCGTAG
- a CDS encoding DsbA family protein: protein MKEEYQVDVEWRPFYLYFDTPLEGRDLPEHVKHARANGSEERLASIAAKYGMPFRSTDRVYNTRLAHEATEYARVNGKGNEFHKILFRKVYAEGGDPSQWETLHSAAEEAGLNADEMQNDVGSEKYTADVVDKVRWAYQIGVTGVPTYVINDRYAIVGAQPYEVFKDALEQILNQKD, encoded by the coding sequence TTGAAAGAAGAATATCAAGTGGACGTGGAGTGGCGTCCGTTCTATTTGTATTTCGATACGCCGCTCGAGGGACGCGACCTGCCCGAACACGTGAAGCATGCCCGCGCCAACGGTTCGGAGGAACGGCTGGCTTCCATCGCCGCAAAGTATGGGATGCCATTCCGCTCAACGGACCGGGTCTACAACACGCGCCTCGCCCACGAAGCGACGGAATACGCGCGCGTGAACGGCAAGGGGAACGAATTTCACAAAATACTTTTTCGCAAAGTGTATGCCGAGGGAGGTGACCCAAGTCAATGGGAGACGCTTCACTCCGCGGCAGAAGAAGCGGGCTTGAACGCGGACGAGATGCAGAACGACGTGGGAAGCGAAAAATACACGGCAGACGTGGTGGATAAAGTCCGCTGGGCGTATCAGATCGGCGTGACGGGCGTGCCGACCTATGTCATCAATGACCGTTACGCGATTGTCGGAGCGCAACCGTATGAAGTCTTCAAAGACGCGCTGGAACAGATATTGAATCAAAAAGACTGA